The Candidatus Methylomirabilota bacterium genome has a segment encoding these proteins:
- a CDS encoding type II secretion system protein GspG, whose amino-acid sequence MLRKQIWPATVAGIMLLVAVGCSESQNPIQQYGNEVIQAGERAKRVRAKADMHALKTAIQQYYIEQRRFPASLSDLPIVQYQEIDPDLYAYDPSTGSIHLQ is encoded by the coding sequence ATGCTCAGAAAACAAATCTGGCCGGCAACCGTCGCGGGTATAATGTTGCTCGTCGCAGTCGGATGCAGTGAGAGCCAAAACCCCATTCAGCAATACGGAAACGAGGTCATCCAAGCGGGCGAACGGGCAAAAAGAGTGAGAGCCAAGGCCGACATGCACGCGCTGAAGACAGCGATTCAGCAGTATTACATCGAACAGAGACGCTTTCCTGCGAGCCTATCCGATCTACCCATTGTCCAGTATCAGGAGATCGACCCCGACCTCTACGCCTATGATCCCAGCACGGGAAGCATTCACCTCCAGTAA
- a CDS encoding DUF427 domain-containing protein, producing the protein MPKAIWNGAVLAESDRCEVVEGNYYFPPESINQQYFKESDKHTTCPWKGMANYYDIVVEGQVNKDAAWYYPATKEAAQNIKGYTAFWKGVKVEA; encoded by the coding sequence ATGCCGAAAGCGATCTGGAATGGGGCGGTCCTGGCCGAAAGCGATAGGTGCGAGGTCGTTGAAGGCAACTACTATTTTCCGCCGGAATCGATTAATCAGCAGTACTTCAAGGAAAGCGACAAACACACGACTTGCCCATGGAAAGGCATGGCGAATTACTACGACATCGTGGTGGAGGGTCAGGTCAATAAGGATGCTGCTTGGTATTACCCCGCCACCAAGGAGGCTGCCCAGAATATCAAAGGCTACACTGCCTTCTGGAAAGGCGTGAAAGTCGAAGCGTGA
- a CDS encoding DUF3047 domain-containing protein, with amino-acid sequence MRRIRVAIGLLTLGLLHVTAVWAQEVVVVDFVQVKDTVPQGWELHEHEGKADLALVPDGVSQVLKLRSRLSSFSLNKELGIDLTKTPYLEWQWKVTELPKGGDFRKSATDDQAAQLYVVFYWGVFKKQAIAYIWDSTAPVGTTAKVSPPVPLVTIYAVVVRSGDKKLGKWVTETRNVVEDYKKLFGSKVKEVQAIRIQINSQHTKSEAESYWRFVRFKAHP; translated from the coding sequence GTGAGGCGTATTCGGGTCGCCATCGGGCTGCTGACTCTGGGCCTTCTCCACGTGACGGCGGTTTGGGCGCAAGAGGTGGTCGTCGTTGACTTCGTCCAAGTAAAAGACACGGTCCCACAGGGATGGGAACTGCACGAGCATGAGGGAAAAGCAGACTTGGCCCTCGTGCCTGACGGGGTCAGCCAGGTGCTCAAGCTCCGGAGTAGGTTGTCCTCCTTTTCTCTGAACAAAGAGCTGGGAATAGACCTCACCAAGACCCCCTACTTGGAGTGGCAGTGGAAGGTCACCGAGCTCCCCAAAGGGGGGGATTTCCGCAAGAGCGCCACCGACGATCAGGCGGCTCAGCTCTATGTGGTCTTTTATTGGGGGGTTTTCAAGAAGCAGGCCATTGCCTACATCTGGGACAGTACCGCTCCTGTAGGGACCACGGCAAAGGTTTCTCCCCCGGTTCCACTCGTGACCATCTATGCGGTGGTGGTCCGATCCGGGGATAAGAAGCTGGGGAAGTGGGTCACCGAGACGCGGAACGTGGTGGAGGATTACAAAAAGCTCTTTGGGAGCAAGGTGAAAGAGGTCCAGGCCATCAGGATCCAAATCAACAGCCAGCACACCAAATCGGAGGCCGAGTCGTACTGGAGGTTTGTACGCTTCAAGGCACACCCCTAA
- a CDS encoding SH3 domain-containing protein — protein MKGTVVMPREGDMSAIHPFSSYRPRFFLVFSLIISTILLSACVGKTRQQRLAPGEGMAGEHTAALEKENAKLNLAVLEKETQIKELEKKYDEAVQEVVRTKAKLHSLESKAEAASTMAEAEIAVKALKARAAGQKDNPEVIQAKHLLEMSARELKKHNYGGALYLASQAKSLVHIGQKRLMSREKIAIVSGEVLFALPLPLEVLAKSNVRQGPGLDFDVLFTLEKGTPLVGHSYKDDWVRVKDEDGRGGWVYQTLVGGR, from the coding sequence GTGAAAGGCACAGTGGTGATGCCGAGAGAGGGGGACATGTCCGCGATCCATCCGTTCAGCTCGTACCGGCCTCGTTTCTTCCTGGTATTTTCTCTCATCATCTCGACTATTCTCCTTTCTGCATGCGTCGGGAAAACGCGGCAACAGAGACTGGCCCCTGGCGAAGGAATGGCAGGGGAGCACACTGCCGCTCTGGAAAAGGAGAACGCCAAGCTCAACCTCGCTGTTCTGGAAAAAGAAACCCAAATCAAGGAACTGGAGAAAAAATACGACGAGGCCGTTCAAGAGGTGGTCCGGACCAAGGCAAAACTGCACAGCCTGGAAAGCAAGGCAGAGGCAGCCTCCACCATGGCAGAAGCCGAGATTGCCGTGAAAGCCCTGAAGGCGAGGGCGGCCGGGCAAAAGGACAACCCAGAAGTCATCCAGGCCAAGCATCTGTTGGAAATGAGCGCCCGTGAATTGAAGAAGCATAACTACGGCGGCGCCCTGTACCTCGCCAGCCAGGCGAAGAGTCTTGTGCATATTGGCCAGAAGCGGTTGATGAGCCGAGAGAAGATAGCGATCGTTTCGGGCGAGGTCCTCTTTGCCTTGCCGCTCCCCCTGGAGGTGTTGGCGAAAAGCAACGTGAGACAAGGGCCAGGTCTCGATTTCGACGTGCTGTTCACGCTAGAGAAAGGCACCCCGCTCGTCGGCCATTCATATAAAGACGACTGGGTTCGGGTTAAAGATGAGGATGGCCGCGGCGGCTGGGTCTATCAGACTCTGGTGGGCGGGCGGTAG
- a CDS encoding diguanylate cyclase has protein sequence MGSWEETISTFLDTFRLHSIKSKILVFALLATLIPSLTMGWLSYVQNKRSLTEKITEELRNVTSHTAREIDLWLKERFYDVRVFSSSYEVSENLEKILRDHGATGKEGKALRRLKDYLKSVRAKFVDYEELLVINQKAQVVATTARRPGPVTLPPGWLNLARKDDIILGEAHWDEALKKVGMMIAVPIKAANGRFLGVLTARLNFQTIHKFLKSFSLGRSGHVYVIAQDGTLVISSRLIPSPFMKSKLAPRTTQALFKKEAASLEYTDHQGKEVVGTLKRVPQLEWAVVAEIRGEEAYAQVVRLRNLTLLMVSGLLLGIGLTAYILGLTIVRPLDRLTKGAAKVAAGDLQVDLPVLSGGEVGYMTEVFNDMVARLHQGRDDLAAINNTLSERNRELAQLSVTDSLTGLYNRKHLMETLANEVARARRHERPFSVLMIDIDHFKKYNDSFGHLAGDELLSKIASIFRESIRSVDYVARYGGEEFLVMLPETALTGGLESAERIRTRVAMETFGNGSKQITVSIGVAGFREHGDAPESIIASADAALYQAKRRGRNRVVRASTRREEKTKQRAKSVR, from the coding sequence TTGGGTTCCTGGGAAGAAACCATTTCGACCTTCCTCGATACCTTCCGCTTGCACAGCATCAAGAGCAAGATCTTGGTCTTCGCTCTGCTGGCCACCCTCATCCCATCCCTGACCATGGGCTGGCTATCGTACGTGCAGAACAAGCGGTCCCTGACGGAAAAGATCACGGAGGAACTGCGAAATGTTACCTCCCATACTGCACGGGAGATTGACTTATGGCTCAAGGAGCGTTTCTACGACGTGCGCGTCTTCTCGAGCTCCTACGAGGTTTCAGAGAACCTGGAGAAAATCCTTCGGGACCACGGTGCCACAGGTAAGGAAGGCAAGGCACTCCGACGCCTAAAGGACTACCTCAAATCGGTCCGGGCGAAATTTGTCGACTACGAAGAACTCCTGGTTATCAACCAGAAGGCCCAAGTCGTGGCCACCACCGCTCGCCGGCCTGGCCCTGTAACCCTCCCACCCGGCTGGCTGAACCTCGCAAGAAAAGATGATATCATCCTGGGTGAGGCGCATTGGGACGAGGCCTTGAAAAAAGTGGGAATGATGATCGCCGTACCTATCAAGGCCGCAAACGGTCGCTTCTTGGGGGTACTGACGGCAAGACTAAATTTTCAAACAATTCATAAGTTCCTGAAAAGCTTCTCTCTTGGAAGATCAGGACACGTGTATGTGATCGCCCAGGATGGGACCCTGGTCATCAGTTCTCGGCTGATCCCCTCGCCATTCATGAAATCAAAACTGGCGCCTCGGACCACCCAGGCGCTGTTTAAAAAAGAGGCGGCCTCACTCGAATACACGGACCACCAGGGGAAAGAGGTCGTGGGAACCCTCAAGCGTGTGCCCCAATTGGAATGGGCGGTTGTAGCAGAGATACGAGGGGAGGAAGCATACGCTCAGGTTGTCCGGCTTCGGAATCTGACCCTGCTGATGGTGTCAGGGCTACTGCTGGGCATCGGCCTGACCGCCTATATCCTCGGCCTCACCATCGTTCGTCCCCTGGATCGCCTGACCAAAGGCGCGGCCAAGGTGGCTGCCGGTGACCTGCAAGTGGATCTTCCCGTCTTGAGCGGCGGCGAGGTGGGTTACATGACCGAGGTCTTCAACGATATGGTGGCCCGCCTGCACCAAGGGCGGGACGATTTGGCCGCCATCAACAACACGCTGAGCGAGAGAAACAGGGAGCTGGCACAGCTCTCCGTCACCGACAGCCTGACCGGGCTCTATAACCGAAAACATTTAATGGAAACCCTCGCCAATGAGGTGGCCCGAGCCCGCCGGCACGAACGTCCCTTTTCGGTACTCATGATCGATATTGATCACTTCAAGAAGTATAACGACAGCTTCGGCCACCTCGCCGGAGACGAGCTGCTTTCCAAGATCGCGTCCATCTTCAGGGAATCGATCCGCAGCGTTGATTATGTGGCGCGCTATGGGGGCGAGGAGTTCCTGGTCATGCTTCCAGAAACCGCATTAACTGGAGGCTTGGAGTCTGCTGAACGTATTCGCACTCGCGTGGCCATGGAGACATTTGGCAACGGGAGCAAACAGATCACCGTCAGCATCGGCGTCGCCGGATTTCGAGAGCACGGCGATGCCCCCGAATCCATTATCGCCAGCGCCGATGCCGCCCTTTACCAGGCGAAGCGCCGCGGGCGCAACCGGGTGGTTCGTGCGAGCACCAGACGAGAAGAGAAAACGAAGCAGCGGGCGAAATCCGTCCGTTAA